A single region of the Halichondria panicea chromosome 10, odHalPani1.1, whole genome shotgun sequence genome encodes:
- the LOC135342541 gene encoding E3 ubiquitin-protein ligase TRIM45-like — protein sequence MASKEPVSSEVADTTCHICLEQYKHPKLLPCGHTFCLHCLVKMEEANTNPGANICCPECRTNHTITNGPSSLLTDYTMLWEVQTLAWRAGLDERRSVCGGCPDGRDCLCFCIDCDDFLCSFCVQAHKRMKTLAKHKLIDVKDLATIKPKPEPILCSSHSSLLVSMYCSTCSLLICTDCITRHSRHTLHTLTAHTLTSFEHKLDDLIQNIDKAVSKRAQRIEEINTAQETMEENPVKLKQAINEMADKCLLAIEQLRVNAHAQVNQQLISLKKSTEQKQTITDELTTLKSCMQFAQKTLSCSEPAARIAMVAKATSVLSGVKVTCTEVPATVPLFMSVNNLESVLKSKELVSEFNSSRIEVTGWTNSILRKQKVVQVAIPVVPPPKPEFRVEYSSHRRELSVKVTVVDNNTWRLEFTPCYIGCHYLKVKLFDEWLCVPTSQSRLSKHINIEGSLTEGDIVRPLTEDNTGDHKVGRIDKLAIVPSNSRRTHSYTMDIIWNYNTDNSVLEEKHTFSYLVRVGSFPFELVLAANTP from the coding sequence ATGGCGAGCAAAGAACCTGTTAGCAGTGAAGTAGCTGATACTACGTGTCACATCTGTTTAGAGCAGTATAAGCACCCAAAGCTGTTGCCATGTGGACACACGTTCTGTCTCCACTGTCTGGTTAAGATGGAGGAAGCCAACACAAATCCTGGAGCTAATATCTGCTGTCCAGAGTGTCGAACTAATCACACTATTACGAATGGCCCTTCATCTTTGCTGACTGACTACACTATGCTATGGGAGGTACAGACGTTGGCCTGGCGTGCTGGGTTGGATGAGAGGCgctctgtgtgtggggggtgtccTGATGGTCGTGATTGCCTCTGTTTCTGTATTGACTGCGATGATTTTCTCTGCTCCTTCTGTGTACAAGCTCACAAGCGAATGAAAACTTTAGCCAAACACAAGTTGATTGATGTCAAAGACCTAGCTACCATCAAGCCTAAGCCAGAGCCTATATTGTGCTCATCTCACTCGTCCCTACTAGTGAGCATGTACTGCTCTACTTGTAGTCTGCTCATCTGTACTGACTGTATTACTCGTCACTCCAggcacacactccacaccctcactgcacacacactgacatCCTTTGAACACAAACTGGATGATCTTATCCAAAATATTGACAAAGCTGTATCCAAAAGAGCTCAAAGGATTGAGGAAATCAACACCGCTCAAGAAACAATGGAAGAAAATCCAGTTAAATTGAAACAAGCTATCAATGAAATGGCAGACAAGTGCTTGTTAGCTATAGAGCAGCTGAGAGTCAACGCACACGCACAAGTCAACCAACAACTAATCAGCTTGAAGAAAAGTACTGAACAAAAACAGACCATTACTGATGAACTAACTACGCTCAAGTCTTGTATGCAGTTCGCACAGAAAACCCTTTCATGTAGCGAACCTGCTGCCAGAATAGCAATGGTTGCTAAGGCCACTAGTGTGTTGTCAGGGGTTAAAGTGACCTGTACTGAAGTGCCAGCAACCGTACCGCTGTTTATGAGTGTCAACAATCTCGAATCCGTGCTCAAGTCTAAAGAGCTGGTATCTGAATTCAACTCATCCAGAATAGAGGTGACTGGTTGGACTAACTCTATCCTCAGAAAGCAGAAGGTAGTACAAGTAGCTATTCCAGTGGTGCCTCCTCCAAAGCCAGAGTTCAGAGTGGAGTATAGTAGCCATCGTCGAGAGCTTTCAGTGAAGGTCACAGTCGTGGACAATAACACCTGGAGGTTAGAGTTCACTCCGTGCTACATTGGATGCCATTATTTGAAGGTAAAGCTGTTTGATGAATGGTTGTGTGTTCCAACGTCACAGTCTAGGCTTTCTAAGCACATTAATATTGAAGGCAGTTTGACAGAGGGTGACATTGTGCGACCTCTGACTGAAGATAACACTGGTGATCACAAAGTTGGAAGAATTGATAAACTAGCTATTGTTCCCAGTAACTCAAGGAGAACTCACTCTTACACGATGGATATTATATGGAATTATAATACAGACAATTCAGTTCTAGAAGAAAAGCATACATTTTCTTATTTAGTGCGTGTTGGTAGTTTTCCTTTTGAACTTGTCCTAGCTGCTAATACTCCATAG
- the LOC135342548 gene encoding tumor protein p53-inducible nuclear protein 2-like, which yields MLTSFLGKLFWGKENPQEEEVDQEGVTTEDGEEGWLLVNRARESAGSTSSTGPQDWDMESMASDGSWVLMPATTFTGGPAPAPTHPMEDLLIEHPTMSVYQEPAGRSDEGHEQDNSNLEAARLEREVALRNRRRTELAQHLQIPLQDKGSVRVRGANRSKQGKLTRRALKRQNINNHKGGKQLNKVHKIPVKPPGKRRC from the exons ATGCTCACTTCATTTCTTGGCAAGTTGTTCTGGGGCAAGGAGAACCCTCAAGAGGAAGAGGTGGACCAAGAGGGGGTGACTACTGAAGATGGGGAGGAGGGTTGGTTACTGGTAAACAGAGCAAGAGAGTCTGCAG GCTCAACGTCTAGCACTGGTCCACAAGACTGGGATATGGAGTCTATGGCTTCTGATGGTTCGTGGGTGCTAATGCCAGCCACAACCTTCACTGGAGGCCCTGCCCCTGCCCCTACACATCCAATGGAGGACCTCCTTATAGAGCACCCCACCATGTCCGTGTACCAGGAGCCAGCAGGAAGGTCTGATGAGGGACACGAACAAGACAACag TAATTTAGAGGCTGCCCGTTTAGAGAGAGAAGTTGCTCTGAGAAACAGGCGTCGTACAGAACTAGCCCAGCACCTCCAAATACCATTGCAGGATAAAGGCTCAGTGAGGGTGAGGGGGGCAAATAGGAGCAAGCAAGGGAAACTGACACGACGTGCGCTAAAGAGACAGAACATCAACAACCATAAGGGTGGAAAACAGCTCAACAAAGTTCACAAGATACCTGTCAAACCACCTGGCAAGAGGAGATGCTAG
- the LOC135342154 gene encoding G1/S-specific cyclin-E1-like, whose amino-acid sequence MDSTPVKRVTRASRKRSQEDSTATLEQGPSRKRQATKETAAAATIQPAMEMKENCMMMSVLCLHKASKENPAGYYKQPPLGGEGLFSSCAPSETRSPLPSLRWAASGEVWAQMRQQDVVKSAPEADLQVRHPGIVPSMRVILLDWMLEVCEEYRLHRETYYLAKDMLDRFLDTRSGLQKEQLQLIGVTCLFISAKIEEIYPPKVGEFAYVTDGACSVASITEMELIICKTLRWRLNHSQVTVNTWVNTYVQLLSHHLRPGVKEREFELPAFSPIEFIKVMQLLDLCTLDTNSRQFGSSVLAASAFFLSSERSRAHLLLITGYELSEIRLCVGWMHPFAVVYGHNGTIIQKAFSGVIPQDTHNIQTHDISISMMDDARELGTTEEYLRMGYYESSVFLTPPRSERRCLAPINSPH is encoded by the exons ATGGACAGCACCCCCGTCAAGAGAGTTACAAGAGCGTCGAGAAAGAGATCACAGGAGGACAGTACAGCTACACTGGAACAG GGCCCATCCAGAAAGAGACAGGCTACCAAAGAGACGGCAGCAGCAGCTACCATCCAGCCAGCCATGGAG ATGAAAGAGAACTGTATGATGATGTCAGTGCTGTGTCTACACAAGGCTAGTAAGGAGAACCCAGCTGGCTACTACAAGCAACCCCCATTGGGAGGAGAGGGACTGTTCAGTAGCTGTGCCCCCTCGGAGACCCGCTCCCCCCTGCCCTCACTACGATGGGCTGCCTCGGGAGAAGTGTGGGCTCAGATGAGACAGCAAGACGTTGTCAAGTCAGCACCTGAGGCAGACCTGCAAGTGCGCCACCCTGGTATTGTTCCGAGCATGAGGGTCATCTTGTTGGACTGGATGTTGGAG gtgTGTGAGGAGTACAGGCTGCATAGGGAGACATACTATCTGGCAAAGGACATGTTAGACAGGTTCTTGGACACAAGATCTGGACTCCAGAAAGAGCAACTACAACTAATAGGTGTAACCTGTCTGTTCATCTCTGCCAAGATAGAG GAGATCTATCCTCCCAAGGTTGGAGAGTTTGCCTATGTCACTGATGGTGCTTGCTCAGTGGCAAGTATCACAGAAATGGAGCTCATCATTTGCAAg ACTCTCCGCTGGCGTCTCAACCACAGTCAGGTGACAGTCAACACTTGGGTTAACACTTACGtacaattgctgagtcatcaTTTGCGTCCTGGAGTCAAGGAGCGAGAGTTTGAACTACCAGCATTCTCACCAATAGAGTTCATTAAGGTCATGCAACTACTCGACCTTTGCACCCTAGATACAAACAGTCGGCAGTTTGGGTCAAGTGTACTTGCTGCGTCAGCATTCTTTCTGTCTTCAGAGCGAAGTCGTGCTCACCTACTATTAATCACAG GGTACGAGCTGAGTGAGATTAGACTGTGTGTGGGATGGATGCATCCATTTGCTGTAGTCTATGGACACAACGGAACCATCATACAGAAAGCTTTCTCAGGA GTGATACCTCAAGACACTCATAACATACAGACACACGATATCTCCATATCAATGATG GATGATGCTAGAGAGCTGGGGACTACAGAAGAATATCTGAGGATGGGATATTACGAGTCCTCTGTGTTTCTCACGCCCCCTCGCTCTGAGAGGCGTTGCCTAGCACCCATCAACTCACCACACTAG